The Candidatus Binataceae bacterium sequence GCCTTCGCCCAGGACATCGCCCCGGCGATCGAGTCGCGACCGTCGGCCAGTGCGGCCCGGCCAACCACCGCTATTTCGCCGACGACAATCGACACGGCGCAGAAGGATGCGGACTCGAAGACGACTAAGAAAATAAACGACGCGCTCAAACAGGACCCCGAACTATCGGCCTCGCTGAAGCAGCTCACCATTTCCACCAATGGAGGAATCGTGACAATTAGCGGCCAGGTTCCCAGCGAAACGCTCGAGGATCACTTGATTACCACAGTTGCCGACATCGTCGGCCAATCGAATGTACGGGTTCAATTGGAAATCGCAGGGGAGTAGCATCGCGGTTAACTTCGACTTGGGAGAATACAGATGGCCAAGACATTCGATGCTGAATCAACCGCGGATGAAGTTCTTGAGGGCGTAGATCTCTCAGGCAAGCGTGTTCTGATCACAGGCGTTTCGGCGGGACTCGGCGTCGAGACTGCACGATCGATAGTGGCGCACGGCGGCAGCGTCGTCGGCACGGCGCGCGATCTTGCCAAAGCGCGACGCGCGCTGGAGGCGGCCGGCAATCCCGCCGTCGATTTGGTCGAAGTCGATCTCGCCTCGCTCGCGAGCGTTCGCAAAGGAGCCGACGAGCTGCTCAAGCGCGGCCAGCCTTTCGACGTGATCATCGCCAATGCCGGCGTAATGGCCTGCCCACAGGGCAAAACGCAGGACGGATTCGAAACGCAGTTCGGCACGAATCATCTCGGCCACTTCGTATTCATCAACCGGCTCGTGCCGTTGCTGCGATCCGGGTCGCGGATCGTCACGTTGTCATCGGCTGGTCATCAGATCAGCGACGTCAATACAGATGATCCTAACTTCGAACGGACTGAGTATCAGCCGTTCGCTTCTTACGGCCGCTCGAAGACCGCCAATATTCTTTATGCAGTCGCGCTCGATGACCGGCTCAAGAGCCGCGGCATCAGGGCCACGTCGTTGCATCCGGGCGGCATCCAGACCGAGCTCGGACGGCACATGACGCCGGAGCTCGTCGAGCAGATGCGAGCGCGCGTCAGCAGGGACACTTCGGGGCGTGTATTCAAGTTCAAGACGGTGCCGCAGGGATCGGCGACGTCGGTGTGGGCCAGCTTCGTCGCACCGGCGGAGGCGGTCGGTGGGCGCTACTGCGAAGATTGCCACGTGTGCGAAGTGAACGACGATACGACCTCGCGCGCGGGAGTGCGCTCCTACGCGCTCAACCTCCAACACGCGAACGACTTGTGGCGCAAGAGCGAGGAGATGGTGGGCGAGCGATTCTCATTGAACTGAGAATCGCTCTGAAGTTTATCAGAATGAACTACTTCTTGGGATCGAGCTTTAGTGAAGCCGAGTTGATGCAATAGCGAAGCCCCGTCGGATGAGGGCCGTCCTCGAATACGTGACCGAGATGCGCGTCGCACTTGGCGCACATGACTTCGGTCCGGATCATGCCGTGGCTTCGATCCTGCTCTTCGACGATCTTGCCGTCGGCGGCAGGCTTGTAGAAGCTTGGCCATCCGCATCCGGCATCGAACTTGGTATCGGACTCGAAGAGTGTCTCGCCGCAGCAGATACATTTATATGTACCGGGCGTAGTGACCGTTTCGTATTCGCCGCTGAATGGCTGCTCGGTCGCCTTTTCGCGCGTGACGGCGTATTGGATTGGCGAGAGTTGCTTGCGCCATTCTTCTTCGGTTTTTTTGATCTTGTCAGACATCGAACACCTCGCGCCTGATTTTACTACCACGGGCGAAAAGATTGCCAACCTGCTTCTGAGACTCAGAGCTTCGTGAAGCCGTCCTTACTCCACTCCTCCGAGCCAACGCCATTGTGCACGATGAAGAGCCCGTCGGGATCATACTTTTTCTTGATTGCGGCCAGACGTTGATAGTTATCGCCCCAGTACGATTGTTGGAAGCCTTTCTCGAAGTAGTTGCTTTCGCTGACATATGCCCCGCCGTTCGGCACGATCGCGCGGAGTTCGTTTACACATTTATCGATCTTTTCCGCAGCCTGGTGCCCTTCCGCAGCCTGCGGCTCGTGTCCCGGGATTCCAGGATACCCAAGTTCTTGAGCATTGCCTGCGATCAGCAGAGCGAAGGCTGATAGAACTGCGGGATTTGTAGCGGTATCTTTGGCCGCTGCGATAGCTTCGGGCGGTGCTCCGGCAAGCCCCTTGTTGAAATGCAATTCGAACGTGGTATGCCGCGAACCTGCGAACAAAGCATTGGCGAGGCGCTCCTGCGAGTTGCGCTCGAGCAGCGACTCGGGCAACCAAA is a genomic window containing:
- a CDS encoding BON domain-containing protein is translated as MNITLRIIAAIILAAAFLTTAFAQDIAPAIESRPSASAARPTTAISPTTIDTAQKDADSKTTKKINDALKQDPELSASLKQLTISTNGGIVTISGQVPSETLEDHLITTVADIVGQSNVRVQLEIAGE
- a CDS encoding SDR family NAD(P)-dependent oxidoreductase; the encoded protein is MAKTFDAESTADEVLEGVDLSGKRVLITGVSAGLGVETARSIVAHGGSVVGTARDLAKARRALEAAGNPAVDLVEVDLASLASVRKGADELLKRGQPFDVIIANAGVMACPQGKTQDGFETQFGTNHLGHFVFINRLVPLLRSGSRIVTLSSAGHQISDVNTDDPNFERTEYQPFASYGRSKTANILYAVALDDRLKSRGIRATSLHPGGIQTELGRHMTPELVEQMRARVSRDTSGRVFKFKTVPQGSATSVWASFVAPAEAVGGRYCEDCHVCEVNDDTTSRAGVRSYALNLQHANDLWRKSEEMVGERFSLN
- the msrB gene encoding peptide-methionine (R)-S-oxide reductase MsrB, with protein sequence MSDKIKKTEEEWRKQLSPIQYAVTREKATEQPFSGEYETVTTPGTYKCICCGETLFESDTKFDAGCGWPSFYKPAADGKIVEEQDRSHGMIRTEVMCAKCDAHLGHVFEDGPHPTGLRYCINSASLKLDPKK